One Hordeum vulgare subsp. vulgare chromosome 4H, MorexV3_pseudomolecules_assembly, whole genome shotgun sequence DNA window includes the following coding sequences:
- the LOC123449549 gene encoding uncharacterized protein LOC123449549 — translation MAAAGWLRRAASAVALPRMPSGITLMPTPPPAPLPEAQSLVLPGLGAAIAPAMELMAVPKKKISKYKRGLRNGPKALKPVPVIVRCRCCGRVKLPHFYCCSGERGNTGDSSS, via the exons ATGGCGGCGGCGGGTTGGCTCCGGCGAGCGGCATCGGCGGTGGCGTTGCCTCGCATGCCGTCTGGGATCACCCTCATGCCGACCCCTCCCCCCGCTCCTCTCCCCGAGGCCCAGTCCCTCGTGCTCCCCGGCCTTGGCGCCGCCATCGCCCCCGCGATGGAACTCATGGCCGTCCCCAAGAAGAAG ATCTCGAAATATAAGAGGGGTTTGAGAAATGGGCCCAAAGCCCTGAAGCCCGTTCCAGTGATTGTCCGTTGCAG GTGCTGCGGGCGAGTGAAGCTGCCCCACTTCTACTGCTGCAGCGGAGAAAGAGGGAACACCGGCGACTCGAGCTCATAA
- the LOC123449548 gene encoding ribulose-phosphate 3-epimerase, chloroplastic has translation MASPSSSLCSSLGYPRAASLGGRRRVGFSSSRKLFQVRASRVDKFSKSDIIVSPSILSANFAKLGEQVKAVEVAGCDWIHVDVMDGRFVPNITIGPLIVDALRPVTDLPLDVHLMIVEPEQRIPDFIKAGADIVSVHCEQTATIHLHRTVDQIKSLGAKAGVVLNPGTPLSAIEYVLESVDLVLIMSVNPGFGGQSFIESQVKKIADLRKLCEEKGVNPWIEVDGGVSPKNAYKVIEAGANALVAGSAVFGAKDYAEAIKGIKTSKRPVAVAA, from the exons ATGGCGTCGCCCTCCTCCTCGCTCTGCTCCAGCCTCGGCTACCCGCGCGCCGCCTCCCTCGGCGGCCGCCGCCGCGTCGGCTTCTCCTCGTCCAG GAAGCTATTCCAAGTGAGGGCATCAAGGGTCGACAAGTTCTCCAAGAGCGACATCATTGTGTCCCCTTCCATTCTCTCTGCAAACTTTGCCAAGCTTGGCGAACAG GTAAAAGCTGTTGAGGTGGCAGGATGTGACTGGATTCATGTTGATGTCATGGATGGGCGCTTTGTGCCAAATATCACAATTGGACCATTAATTGTTGATGCTCTGCGTCCAGTGACTGATCTTCCATTGGATGTGCATCTG ATGATTGTGGAACCTGAGCAGCGAATTCCAGATTTTATCAAGGCAGGTGCTGATATTGTTAGCGTCCACTGTGAGCAAACAGCAACCATCCATCTGCACCGAACAGTCGACCAG ATTAAAAGTCTAGGAGCAAAGGCTGGAGTTGTTTTGAACCCTGGGACTCCACTCAGTGCCATAGAATATGTACTTGAAT CTGTTGATCTGGTATTGATTATGTCAGTCAATCCTGGGTTTGGTGGGCAGAGCTTTATCGAGAGTCAAGTAAAGAAAATTGCTGATTTGAGAAAATTATGCGAAGAGAAG GGAGTGAACCCCTGGATTGAGGTTGATGGTGGAGTCAGTCCCAAAAATGCCTACAAG GTCATTGAAGCTGGCGCGAATGCTCTTGTTGCTGGTTCTGCGGTTTTCGGGGCTAAAGACTACGCTGAAG CTATCAAAGGAATTAAGACCAGCAAAAGACCTGTAGCCGTAGCAGCATGA
- the LOC123450764 gene encoding uncharacterized protein LOC123450764 → MSLPPAQLGRHSPPALDDDAMSEIFLRIPPDDPKSLVRAAAVCASWRRILSDAAFARGYRAFHGAPPMLGFLHNESHERSWGRGMRRHHEECLVSNFDFLSKKTPAAMPQALHAATHSCMLPCTAARLPPGVVAAGATCSAGRLAGWRRDPAASVRGGRQKFFNFVSTASFRPPACHERRDWPVLDSRHGLVLFRTPKRDEDFVVCDLVTYDRWGIVADPECAEITWNWDGKEGEEGVSWNAAVLCAKDPCDHLYCHGGPFLVAIVGSNEGLVVTFASVYSSATEEWSDMISLDEPNVFIEMTEHNAVVGNKSYFPCEGIGSVVEYDMGEQKLSVLDVDAWIDVPFGGLHIWSVEVRPDTTTALARRRIIELAPKVSAYALSDVSVVGFAEGVGVIFLNTKDGLYTIDLRSGRIKNIHREPILGKIMPYMSFYTREWGRLPTSD, encoded by the exons ATGAGCCTCCCTCCGGCGCAGCTCGGCCGCCACTCACCGCCGGCGCTGGACGACGACGCCATGAGCGAGATATTCCTGCGCATCCCGCCGGACGACCCCAAGAGCCTCGTCCGCGCCGCCGCCGTCTGCGCGAGCTGGCGCCGCATCCTCTCCGACGCCGCCTTCGCCCGCGGGTACCGCGCCTTCCACGGGGCGCCGCCCATGCTGGGCTTCCTCCACAACGAGAGCCACGAGAGGTCGTGGGGCAGGGGGATGCGCAGGCACCACGAGGAGTGTCTGGTCTCCAACTTCGATTTTTTGTCAAAAAAGACC cCGGCTGCCATGCCTCAAGCGCTGCATGCTGCCACGCACAGCTGCATGCTACCATGCACAGCAGCCCGCCTGCCGCCTGGagtggtggcggcaggtgccacctgttcggccggccgcctcgccggGTGGCGACGGGACCCAGCTGCCTCGGtccgtggcggcag ACAAAAATTCTTCAACTTCGTCTCCACAGCGTCCTTCCGCCCGCCGGCGTGCCACGAGCGCCGCGACTGGCCCGTCCTCGACTCCCGGCACGGCCTCGTCCTCTTCCGCACCCCTAAAAGGGACGAGGACTTCGTCGTCTGCGACCTCGTCACATACGACCGGTGGGGAATCGTTGCCGATCCCGAGTGCGCGGAAATCACCTGGAACTGGGAcgggaaggagggggaggagggagtaAGCTGGAATGCTGCAGTGCTCTGTGCCAAGGATCCATGCGACCATCTCTACTGCCATGGCGGCCCTTTCCTTGTTGCCATCGTCGGCTCCAACGAGGGACTGGTGGTCACATTCGCCTCGGTCTACTCGTCGGCGACTGAGGAGTGGAGCGACATGATCTCCCTCGATGAACCGAATGTCTTCATCGAGATGACCGAGCACAATGCAGTTGTGGGAAACAAGTCCTACTTCCCCTGTGAGGGGATCGGTAGTGTCGTGGAGTACGACATGGGTGAGCAGAAACTGTCGGTGTTAGATGTAGATGCCTGGATAGATGTGCCGTTTGGCGGACTCCACATATGGTCAGTGGAGGTCCGCCCTGATACAACTACGGCTTTGGCGCGGCGCAGGATCATTGAGCTCGCACCAAAGGTCTCTGCTTACGCCTTATCGGACGTGTCGGTGGTTGGTTTTGCAGAAGGTGTTGGTGTCATCTTCCTGAATACAAAGGATGGGTTGTACACAATTGACCTCAGATCAGGCCGAATCAAGAACATACACAGAGAGCCAATCCTTGGAAAAATCATGCCATACATGAGCTTCTACACTAGAG AATGGGGGCGGTTGCCGACCTCTGACTAA